The following are encoded in a window of Candidatus Methylomirabilota bacterium genomic DNA:
- a CDS encoding ABC transporter ATP-binding protein, with translation MSLLEVRGVTKRFGGVIANADVSFSVGPGEIVGVIGPNGAGKSTLFDVITGFYRPDAGEIRLEGTPITGLRPDQINRRGVGRTFQKLRPFAGMTALENVTVGALLHDPDPRSARDAARRCLALVGLTDKAEAFGRELSTGQRKRLEMARAMATRPRLLLLDEVTGGVDQRSIPALVELIGRLRDEGVTLVVIEHNMRVIMSAATRIVALHLGQKIADGAPAEVVRNRALIEAYLGAAYAS, from the coding sequence ATGAGCCTCCTGGAGGTCCGGGGCGTGACCAAGCGGTTCGGCGGCGTCATCGCCAACGCCGACGTCTCGTTCAGCGTGGGCCCCGGCGAGATCGTCGGCGTCATCGGGCCGAACGGCGCCGGCAAGTCCACGCTCTTCGACGTCATCACCGGGTTCTACCGGCCCGATGCGGGCGAGATCCGCCTCGAGGGCACGCCGATCACCGGGCTCCGCCCGGACCAGATCAACCGGCGGGGCGTCGGCCGCACCTTCCAGAAGCTCCGGCCGTTCGCGGGCATGACCGCGCTGGAGAACGTCACCGTCGGCGCGCTCCTCCACGACCCCGACCCCCGGTCAGCCCGCGACGCCGCCCGCCGGTGCCTCGCGCTGGTGGGGCTCACGGACAAGGCCGAGGCCTTCGGCCGGGAGCTCTCCACCGGGCAGCGGAAGCGGCTCGAGATGGCGCGCGCGATGGCCACCCGCCCGCGCCTCCTCCTCCTCGACGAGGTGACGGGCGGCGTCGATCAGCGCTCGATCCCCGCGCTCGTCGAGCTCATCGGCCGCCTGCGCGACGAGGGGGTCACCCTGGTGGTCATCGAGCACAACATGCGGGTCATCATGAGCGCGGCCACCCGCATCGTCGCGCTCCACCTCGGCCAGAAGATCGCCGACGGGGCGCCGGCCGAGGTCGTCCGGAACCGGGCGCTCATCGAGGCCTACCTCGGCGCCGCCTACGCGTCGTGA